The Gemmatimonadota bacterium genome includes a region encoding these proteins:
- the asnS gene encoding asparagine--tRNA ligase produces MPDIIRINDVSAWEDKEVVIEGWLYNKRSSGKLHFLQIRDGSGTIQCVVFQGDVPPDVFEQASDLGQESSLRVTGVVRADARSPIGFEIGVSDIEIVHRAEDYPITPKEHGTAFLMDHRHLWLRSSRQYAILSVRAEIVKACRDYYDNNGFTLIDAPIFTPSSCEGTSTLFETDYFDEKAYLTQSGQLYMEAAAMAFGKVYCFGPTFRAEKSKTRRHLTEFWMVEPEVAYMDLSGNMDLAEDFICCVVQRVIETCRSELVTLQRDLAPLQRVQKPFPRISYSDAHELLKDAGRNHTWGEDFGAEDETVLANAHDRPVIVHRYPAACKAFYMKGDPEDSQLALCMDVLAPEGYGEIVGGGQREDDLEVLRQKLAEHGLDEAPFQWYLDLRHYGSVPHSGFGLGIERTVAWICGLSHVRETIPFPRLLQRLYP; encoded by the coding sequence ATGCCAGATATCATCAGGATAAACGACGTAAGTGCATGGGAAGATAAAGAAGTTGTGATCGAGGGATGGCTGTACAACAAACGATCAAGTGGAAAATTGCACTTTCTTCAGATCAGAGATGGCTCTGGTACGATTCAGTGTGTGGTCTTTCAGGGCGATGTACCGCCAGACGTCTTTGAACAGGCTTCAGACCTGGGGCAAGAGTCGTCCCTGCGCGTGACGGGTGTGGTTCGGGCCGATGCGCGTTCACCCATCGGCTTTGAAATTGGCGTCAGCGATATCGAAATTGTGCATCGCGCAGAGGATTATCCGATTACGCCCAAAGAACACGGTACGGCATTTTTGATGGATCATCGCCATTTGTGGCTGCGCTCATCGCGCCAGTACGCCATTTTAAGCGTGCGTGCCGAAATTGTCAAAGCCTGCCGCGATTATTACGACAATAATGGTTTCACACTTATTGACGCGCCCATTTTTACACCGTCGTCCTGCGAAGGTACCAGCACGCTTTTTGAAACCGATTATTTCGATGAGAAAGCATATCTGACACAGAGTGGTCAGCTATATATGGAAGCAGCAGCTATGGCTTTTGGAAAGGTGTACTGTTTTGGCCCGACCTTTCGCGCTGAGAAATCCAAGACGCGGCGTCATTTGACTGAATTCTGGATGGTCGAGCCAGAAGTGGCCTATATGGACCTATCGGGTAATATGGATCTGGCTGAAGACTTTATCTGTTGTGTTGTTCAGCGCGTGATAGAAACCTGTCGGTCTGAACTTGTGACCTTGCAACGCGATCTCGCGCCCCTACAACGGGTGCAAAAACCATTTCCCAGGATATCTTATTCGGATGCACATGAGTTGCTAAAAGACGCGGGTCGCAATCACACCTGGGGGGAGGATTTTGGTGCTGAGGATGAAACCGTGTTGGCCAATGCACACGATCGCCCCGTGATTGTGCATCGGTATCCGGCAGCTTGCAAAGCTTTTTATATGAAGGGGGATCCGGAAGATTCTCAACTGGCATTGTGTATGGATGTGTTGGCTCCCGAAGGATATGGAGAAATCGTCGGTGGGGGACAGCGCGAGGACGATCTGGAGGTCTTACGGCAGAAGCTCGCCGAACACGGTCTTGACGAGGCGCCGTTCCAGTGGTACCTGGACCTCAGGCACTATGGATCGGTGCCACATTCCGGTTTTGGATTGGG
- a CDS encoding polyribonucleotide nucleotidyltransferase, translated as MFGHPTRFNGQRTTIETGRVAKQSHGAVWMQYGETIVLVAAVSDNKPSDFDFFPLQVDYREKMYAGGRIPGNFFKREGAPSTTEKLHARLIDHQIRPLFPGAYDFETQVYVTVLSFDGENDPAVLSMTGASAALCISDIPFDGPIGAVCVGRVDGEFVVNPTLTQLEESDVHLMVSGNRESIISVEGDFHEVADGDVVEALRVAHQGIVQLIELQDDLVARVGKAKRSYDEPEENETLVTAVAERASEQIHAANRMPDKLARAETLFAIRAEVREALAEDFEDDEIGGEIDRLIKKDMRAMILAENQRIDGRDLNQVRPIDIDLSVLPRAHGSAIFTRGQTQALCIATLGSKMDTRMVDDLEGKSFKSFMLDYNFPNYSVGETGRIAAPGRREVGHGALAEKALEPVVPSEEHFPYTIRLVSEILESNSSSSMATVCGGSLALMDAGVPIKSHVAGAGVGLVMEGDQWAVLTDILGEEDHLGDMDLKIAGTRSGLTAIQMDIKIGGISFEILNTAFARARDALNHILDLMEEAISAPRTSLSEYAPRILSIRIDPAKIGAVIGPGGKTIRSIEETGATVSVEDDGLVTVTSLDAQAGETAMGMVEALVEEPEVGRIYDGTVRRITDFGAFVEILPGKDGLCHISELEHHRVRKVNDVLSEGEKVQVKVIAIDDQGKIRLSRKVLIDKPNGDSNQQGRQRAPRRS; from the coding sequence CCCGACCCGTTTCAATGGTCAGCGGACGACCATTGAAACGGGTCGGGTGGCCAAACAGTCACATGGGGCGGTGTGGATGCAGTACGGTGAAACCATTGTGCTGGTGGCTGCCGTTTCCGATAACAAACCTTCGGATTTTGATTTTTTTCCGCTTCAAGTCGATTATCGCGAAAAGATGTATGCTGGGGGGCGCATTCCCGGCAACTTTTTTAAGCGAGAAGGGGCACCTTCAACAACGGAGAAATTGCATGCGCGTTTGATTGATCATCAAATCAGGCCCCTATTCCCGGGAGCTTATGACTTTGAAACGCAGGTTTATGTCACTGTATTGTCTTTTGATGGTGAAAACGATCCTGCAGTGCTCTCGATGACAGGTGCGTCGGCTGCACTGTGCATTTCTGATATTCCGTTTGACGGTCCCATCGGCGCTGTGTGTGTTGGGCGAGTCGATGGAGAATTTGTGGTCAACCCCACACTTACCCAACTCGAAGAAAGCGATGTCCACCTGATGGTTTCGGGCAATCGCGAGTCCATTATTTCAGTTGAAGGCGATTTTCACGAAGTAGCTGACGGTGATGTCGTAGAAGCACTGCGCGTCGCCCATCAAGGCATTGTACAACTGATTGAATTACAGGATGATCTGGTTGCGCGCGTTGGGAAAGCCAAGCGGTCTTACGACGAGCCTGAAGAAAACGAAACGCTTGTCACTGCTGTTGCCGAACGCGCTTCAGAGCAGATTCACGCAGCCAATCGCATGCCGGATAAGTTGGCGCGTGCAGAGACGTTATTCGCGATTCGCGCCGAGGTGCGAGAAGCACTCGCCGAAGACTTTGAAGACGATGAAATTGGCGGCGAGATAGATCGATTGATCAAAAAGGATATGCGCGCGATGATCCTTGCGGAAAATCAGCGCATTGATGGACGCGACCTCAACCAGGTACGGCCCATTGACATCGATCTGAGTGTATTGCCTCGCGCACATGGGTCCGCTATTTTTACGCGCGGGCAGACGCAGGCTTTGTGCATTGCGACGCTCGGGAGCAAGATGGACACCCGAATGGTAGATGATCTCGAAGGCAAATCGTTTAAGAGCTTTATGCTCGATTACAACTTTCCCAACTACAGTGTAGGTGAAACGGGGCGGATCGCAGCGCCCGGCCGTCGTGAAGTCGGTCACGGTGCTTTGGCCGAAAAGGCACTTGAGCCTGTTGTGCCCAGTGAAGAGCATTTTCCATATACGATCCGGCTGGTTTCCGAGATTTTAGAATCCAACAGTTCTTCTTCAATGGCCACGGTGTGTGGCGGTTCTCTCGCTTTGATGGATGCGGGCGTGCCCATTAAAAGCCATGTTGCCGGGGCTGGTGTAGGGCTGGTCATGGAAGGGGATCAGTGGGCGGTTCTCACAGATATTTTAGGCGAAGAAGATCATTTGGGCGATATGGACCTCAAAATAGCGGGAACGCGATCGGGTCTGACTGCGATCCAGATGGATATTAAGATCGGCGGTATAAGTTTTGAGATTCTCAATACGGCATTTGCTCGCGCCCGAGACGCATTAAATCATATTCTCGATCTTATGGAAGAAGCTATTTCTGCGCCGAGAACGAGCTTGTCGGAATACGCGCCGCGCATTTTGTCTATCCGGATTGATCCCGCAAAAATCGGTGCGGTTATTGGTCCGGGCGGGAAGACCATTCGCAGTATTGAAGAGACAGGCGCGACGGTTTCAGTTGAGGATGATGGACTGGTTACGGTCACCTCTTTAGATGCGCAAGCCGGTGAAACCGCAATGGGTATGGTTGAAGCTCTCGTCGAAGAGCCAGAGGTTGGGCGAATCTATGATGGCACAGTGCGCCGGATCACGGACTTTGGCGCCTTTGTCGAAATATTGCCGGGTAAGGATGGGCTTTGCCATATTTCCGAGCTTGAACATCACCGGGTGCGCAAGGTAAACGACGTACTCAGTGAAGGCGAAAAAGTTCAGGTCAAAGTGATCGCTATCGACGATCAGGGCAAAATTCGACTGAGCCGCAAAGTACTTATCGATAAACCCAATGGTGATTCAAATCAGCAGGGTAGGCAACGCGCGCCCCGAAGATCGTGA